From one Humulus lupulus chromosome 8, drHumLupu1.1, whole genome shotgun sequence genomic stretch:
- the LOC133793557 gene encoding uncharacterized protein LOC133793557 yields the protein ILEVFKQVSINIPFLDAIKQIPAYSKFLKDLCTVKRNTNVPKKAFLTEQASSIIQYKSLVKYKDPGCPTISCIIGDHFINKALLDLGASVNLLPYSVYKQLGLGELKPTSITLQLADRSVKIPRGIIEDVLIKVDKFYFPVDFIVLDTQPVENMHAQIPIILGRPFLATSNAIINCRNGVLKLSFGNMTVELNVF from the coding sequence atcttagaagtttttaaacaagttagtatcaatatccctttcttagatgccattaaacaaattcctgcctactctaaatttttaaaggatctttgcactgttaaaagaaacactaatgttcctaaaaaggcgtttttaactgaacaagctagttccattattcaatataagagtcttgttaaatataaagatcctgggtgtcccacaatttcatgcattattggtgatcattttattaacaaagctttacttgatttgggtgctagtgtaaatttattgccttattctgtttataagcaacttggtcttggtgagctaaaacctacctctataactcttcaattagccgatcgttctgtaaaaattcctagaggcattatagaggatgttttgataaaagttgataaattttattttcctgttgacttcattgttcttgatactcaacctgtggaaaatatgcatgctcaaattcctatcattttaggtagaccattcttagctacatccaatgcaatcataaattgtcgtaatggtgttttgaaattatcttttggaaatatgactgttgaattgaatgttttt